The DNA region ATGGGTGGGGTTATTAAAAGTACTTCTTTGTTGCCCGGTGAACCTGTACGGCAAGGGAGTGTATTGGCTACTCTGGAAAATCCCGACTTTATAACTTTACAACAGACTTATCTGGACAGTCATGCACAGACTGAATTCCTGGAAGCGGAATACCTTCGCCAGCAAGCTCTTTCTGCCGAACAAGCAGCCTCCCAAAAGAAACTTCAGCAAAGCAAGGCAGATTACCTTTCAATGAAAAGCCGTGTAGAGGCGGCAGCTGCACAGTTGAAGTTACTGGAAGTTGAACCTGAAGTCTTGCTGAAGGAGGGTATTCAACCTTTTTTGCAGATTAAAGCTCCGATCAGTGGCTATGTGGCAGATGTGAAAATGAATGTCGGTAAATATATGAATGTAGGAGATGCCCTTTGTGAAATAGTAGATAAAAGTCGGACTTTACTCAGATTGACAACCTATGAAAAGGACCTGGCAGATATGAAAGTGGGAAATCCGGTACAATTTCGTGTAAACGGAATGGGAAAAACAGTATTTAAGGCTACTTTGATATCTATCGGGCAGAAAGTGGATGAAGATACACGCTCTGTTGAAGTCTATGCCAGGGTAGATACTGCGGACAATCAATTCCGTCCCGGGATGTACGTCACAGCAAGGATTATGAAAGAGCAGGCTTCTGCTGAACAATAAGGTTCCTTATCTTTGAAAAAATAAGGATGTGATGGAATAAAATGTATCTTTGTATGTAAAATACTGCAAGCATGAAAAACCGGTATACTCTGTTCATACTCATCGTTTCCATTTCCGTGGCAACATTGATTCATTTTCCGGAATTGGTTTCTCTCTTTGATGTTTTCGAGAGCCAGACACTGTTTCCGGGCATGAGGCCTGCTGATGTGGCAAGTGAAGTGTTTTTCACTTTCATCTCTCTTGTGATTCTGTTTGAGGTGAACATTTTGCTGTTCCACTTTAACCAGCCGGCTGT from Bacteroides sp. MSB163 includes:
- a CDS encoding efflux RND transporter periplasmic adaptor subunit — translated: MKKITFPLILLVLTACGENKEVQPAEEATAVAVAENMTDSIQVDAITSATSKPNQVSFNGTMVIPPQRMATVSLTMGGVIKSTSLLPGEPVRQGSVLATLENPDFITLQQTYLDSHAQTEFLEAEYLRQQALSAEQAASQKKLQQSKADYLSMKSRVEAAAAQLKLLEVEPEVLLKEGIQPFLQIKAPISGYVADVKMNVGKYMNVGDALCEIVDKSRTLLRLTTYEKDLADMKVGNPVQFRVNGMGKTVFKATLISIGQKVDEDTRSVEVYARVDTADNQFRPGMYVTARIMKEQASAEQ